From one Mytilus edulis chromosome 1, xbMytEdul2.2, whole genome shotgun sequence genomic stretch:
- the LOC139506467 gene encoding uncharacterized protein, whose protein sequence is MSDYKEFDTKTISILNSVLAVVADLQTQCGKLEREVTRISQLERKLDLMVTRIENVEQKCEIVFNRNKMIEEKGEQMGTVVHKIIDRCKENMSKISLLEEHGAENVKENTFDMKCVNERLINIESDVDELQWRSMTNNIVISGIKQEPNEDTENIVKDFIRKNLGIGENVNFVSVHRFGKQRQNIQRIMTKFVSLKDKQLVMRNCHKLKGTLISVREQFPVKIEKKRKKLYPILKQAKIDRKKAILIRDKLFIEGELYEPSDDSEPIHTDNKETKNRNTQNIDADKSPFINSTQPSDFYPWNRPILQQRKNQKRNRIDSDEPYS, encoded by the coding sequence ATGTCGGACTACAAAGAATTCGATACCAAAACTATATCTATATTGAACTCTGTACTTGCTGTCGTGGCAGACCTCCAGACACAATGCGGAAAGCTTGAGCGCGAAGTTACTAGGATATCACAACTTGAGCGGAAATTAGATCTAATGGTAACACGAATAGAAAACGTAGAACAGAAGTGCGAAATTGTGTTTAACCGAAATAAAATGATCGAAGAAAAGGGAGAACAAATGGGTACGGTTGTGCATAAAATTATAGATCGCTGCAAAGAAAATATGTCTAAAATATCATTGTTAGAGGAACATGGAGCAGAAAATGTTAAAGAAAACACATTCGATATGAAATGCGTCAATGAGCGATTGATAAATATCGAAAGCGATGTCGATGAGTTACAATGGAGATCAATGACTAACAATATCGTAATATCCGGAATAAAACAGGAGCCGAATGAGGATACAGAAAacattgtaaaagattttatccGCAAAAATCTGGGAATAGGGGAAAATGTCAATTTCGTTTCTGTACATCGTTTTggaaaacaaagacaaaatattcaaagaataatGACTAAATTTGTATCTTTGAAAGATAAACAATTAGTTATGAGGAACTGTCACAAATTAAAGGGGACACTTATTTCTGTCAGAGAACAATTTCCGGTAAAAATCGAAAAGAAGAGGAAAAAACTATATCCTATATTAAAGCAGGCAAAGATAGACCGAAAGAAAGCTATATTGATAAGAGATAAGCTGTTCATAGAAGGGGAATTATACGAACCAAGCGATGACAGTGAACCAATACACACGGATAACAAAGAAACGAAGAACAGAAACACTCAAAATATCGATGCAGATAAAAGTCCATTCATTAATTCAACGCAACCTAGTGATTTCTACCCATGGAATCGTCCGATACTACAACAACGGAAAAATCAGAAGCGGAACAGAATTGATTCTGACGAACCTTATTCGTAA